One stretch of Paenibacillus sp. AN1007 DNA includes these proteins:
- a CDS encoding glycosyltransferase, with translation MRASVAICTHNRGSDTMQAIESLLKGDTDAASYEILVIDNCSTDHTKVLFESMDFPAHVRYVYESRLGLSFARNRAIEEAEGEIVMFLDDDALASTSWIREVVKIFDMDAAIGCVGGKITPIWEGGKPDWIPDDFVSMYSILDFSNEIVEMSDPHIPFGANVSFRKSIFKEIEPFRTDLGRIGKNLLSGEETDLIGRVRAKYKIYYNPYAAVEHKISKSRLNRRWLLRRVYWQGISDAALQQKNSSGIFKHLLVIILACVYIIVSMTNVKKVTKGLAKIVYRNGSIVGTFRKSKGMNV, from the coding sequence ATGAGGGCATCTGTAGCCATTTGCACACATAACCGAGGCAGTGATACGATGCAGGCGATCGAAAGTCTGTTGAAAGGCGATACCGATGCTGCATCCTATGAAATTCTGGTCATTGATAACTGTTCCACGGATCATACCAAAGTATTATTTGAGTCTATGGATTTCCCTGCACATGTACGTTATGTATACGAGTCTCGATTGGGACTATCCTTCGCAAGGAATAGGGCAATTGAAGAAGCAGAAGGGGAAATTGTCATGTTTCTGGATGATGATGCCTTGGCTTCAACGTCATGGATTAGAGAAGTCGTGAAAATATTTGATATGGATGCTGCCATAGGATGTGTAGGGGGAAAGATTACTCCCATATGGGAAGGCGGAAAGCCGGATTGGATACCGGACGATTTTGTGAGTATGTACTCCATTTTGGACTTTTCGAACGAAATCGTAGAGATGAGTGATCCCCATATTCCATTTGGAGCGAACGTTTCTTTCAGAAAGAGTATATTTAAGGAAATTGAGCCATTCAGAACGGATTTGGGGCGAATAGGAAAAAATCTATTGTCTGGTGAAGAAACGGATCTCATCGGACGTGTTCGAGCAAAATATAAGATTTATTACAATCCATACGCAGCGGTTGAACACAAGATTTCAAAAAGCAGGCTTAATCGACGCTGGTTGCTGCGCAGAGTCTATTGGCAGGGAATCAGTGATGCAGCTTTACAGCAGAAAAATTCAAGCGGAATCTTCAAGCATCTGTTGGTTATCATTCTAGCATGCGTCTATATCATCGTTTCCATGACGAACGTCAAAAAAGTCACCAAGGGGTTAGCTAAAATCGTTTATCGGA
- a CDS encoding glycosyltransferase family 1 protein: MNTIYINARFLTQTVTGVQRYAIELMKEIDKLIDCGEVDGTKYEFCLLSPTNVLTHLDLKHIRHRSVGKLKGHAWEQFELPFYSKGGLLINLCNTGPAFKRNQVVTIHDASVFSYPNAFSFAFRSWYQFLTVRLGKISKRVITVSNFSKGELIQHCKIAAQKVSVTHLGIDHIHERQAAQGTLEKYGIESPYVLAVSTMNPYKNFKLIFEILPEVKAQNLNVVIVGSQNSKVFSSHIQDESEAVQWVGYVSDEELKALYENAAGFIFPSLYEGFGLPPLEAMALGCPVIVSSRGSIPEVCGEVGLYFDPHQPQEAASRLVEISSNPELVQQLSAKGKEHSSFFSWNKCAKDTINIIMNAV; this comes from the coding sequence ATGAATACGATATACATTAATGCTCGCTTTTTGACTCAGACCGTTACGGGAGTGCAGCGGTATGCCATCGAACTCATGAAAGAAATCGATAAACTCATTGATTGCGGAGAAGTTGACGGCACGAAGTATGAGTTCTGTTTGCTTTCTCCAACCAATGTACTCACTCATTTGGATTTAAAACATATTCGTCATCGGAGCGTCGGGAAACTCAAGGGGCATGCATGGGAACAGTTTGAACTTCCGTTCTATTCCAAGGGTGGACTGTTAATTAACCTGTGCAATACTGGTCCGGCGTTTAAACGTAATCAGGTGGTCACCATTCATGATGCATCTGTCTTCAGTTACCCTAACGCATTTTCGTTTGCTTTTCGCTCATGGTATCAGTTTTTGACTGTACGTTTGGGGAAAATCTCTAAACGGGTGATCACCGTATCCAACTTCTCCAAGGGAGAGTTGATTCAACATTGTAAAATTGCTGCACAAAAAGTTTCCGTTACGCATCTGGGCATTGATCATATTCATGAAAGGCAGGCGGCTCAAGGTACGCTTGAGAAATATGGCATTGAATCACCATACGTTTTGGCTGTAAGCACGATGAACCCCTATAAAAATTTCAAGCTGATATTCGAAATTTTACCTGAAGTAAAGGCTCAGAACCTGAATGTCGTCATTGTTGGCTCACAAAACAGCAAGGTCTTCAGCAGTCATATTCAGGATGAATCAGAGGCTGTTCAATGGGTGGGATATGTATCGGATGAGGAACTTAAGGCACTTTACGAAAATGCAGCAGGTTTCATATTCCCCTCATTGTATGAAGGTTTTGGATTACCCCCACTCGAAGCAATGGCATTAGGATGCCCGGTAATTGTCTCCTCCAGAGGGTCTATTCCTGAAGTTTGCGGAGAGGTCGGTTTATATTTTGATCCCCATCAGCCTCAAGAGGCAGCTTCGCGATTGGTGGAAATTTCATCTAATCCGGAACTGGTGCAGCAATTATCCGCCAAGGGTAAGGAACACTCTTCCTTCTTTTCCTGGAATAAATGTGCCAAAGATACGATTAACATCATTATGAATGCAGTATAA